In Desulfosediminicola ganghwensis, a single window of DNA contains:
- the pepN gene encoding aminopeptidase N, with protein sequence MKTEEHRTIYRKEYQPSPFLVDTIQLTFKLGANHTDVTARTEIRKNPASRDSGKTLKLDGEQLELLTIFYNDLPLTDQCYEVSEKGLSIDVSDDAFVLEITTRTNPDANTSLEGLYRSSGNFCTQCEAEGFRKITYYLDRPDVLAKFTTRIEGDKTSCPVMLSNGNKIEEGDLDEDTHYVVWEDPFPKPCYLFALVAGDLKYIEDNFTTRSGRDIALQIYVEQRNIAKCEHAMRSLKKSMKWDEEVYGLEYDLDQFMIVAVDDFNMGAMENKGLNVFNSKYVLALPETATDNDYLGIEGVIAHEYFHNWTGNRVTCKDWFQLSLKEGLTVFRDQEFSADMNSRPVQRIDDVRVLRTAQFREDSGPMAHPVRPDSYVEINNFYTTTVYLKGAEVIRMMHTLLGAESYRKGMDLYFERHDGQAATCDDFVSAMEDANGYDLSQFKRWYRQAGTPQLAVTTEFNADNQEFVVVIEQKCAPTPGQKIKKPFHIPIKIGLLDQDGNDISITGEDSIVLELKEEKEQFSFYGVENEPVLSFLRDFSAPVKVEDFQSRQDLSFLMAHDSNLFNRWQAASKLAEYVIFDGISAHQKGEGFTLDDAYVQAVATNIASGRETDKMLLAQALQLPPETYLATQMDVIDPDALHEAKEAVARQLASSLSDVFLTLYKENNVAGEYQITPEAMGQRSLKNTALSYLMSLDPLPQEVVDICLAQYENGSNMTDVVTALNFISNSELDVREEMLEDFLEKWRQDPLVTDKWLILQATSKRKETLGEVKKLLAHPVFSIKNPNKVRSLIGSFCAMNHVRFHDNSGEGYAFLADRIIQLNEINPQIAARMVSPFTTWRKYDSERQAMMRDQLEKIVSLEGLSRDVYEIVKKSL encoded by the coding sequence ATGAAAACAGAGGAACATCGCACTATATATAGAAAAGAATATCAACCGTCGCCTTTCCTTGTCGATACCATCCAGCTTACCTTCAAGCTCGGTGCAAACCATACTGATGTAACCGCCAGAACAGAGATACGAAAAAACCCGGCCTCCCGTGACAGCGGCAAAACACTCAAGCTTGATGGCGAGCAGCTTGAATTGCTGACTATTTTTTATAACGATTTGCCGCTAACCGACCAGTGTTACGAAGTGAGTGAGAAAGGGCTGTCGATTGATGTGAGTGATGATGCCTTTGTTCTTGAAATCACTACCAGAACAAACCCGGATGCCAACACCTCACTGGAAGGACTCTATCGTTCCAGTGGCAATTTCTGCACACAATGTGAGGCAGAAGGGTTCAGAAAGATCACCTATTATCTGGACAGACCTGATGTCCTCGCCAAATTCACCACCAGGATTGAAGGGGATAAAACCTCCTGCCCGGTGATGCTCTCCAATGGCAACAAGATAGAGGAGGGCGACCTCGATGAAGACACGCATTATGTGGTTTGGGAAGACCCTTTCCCAAAACCGTGCTATCTGTTCGCCCTGGTGGCTGGTGACCTGAAATATATCGAAGACAACTTCACCACCAGATCAGGACGAGACATAGCGCTGCAGATTTATGTGGAGCAACGGAACATAGCCAAATGCGAGCACGCCATGCGCTCCCTGAAAAAGTCGATGAAGTGGGACGAGGAAGTGTATGGGCTTGAGTATGACCTTGATCAGTTCATGATAGTGGCCGTGGACGATTTCAATATGGGCGCCATGGAGAATAAAGGCCTCAATGTCTTTAATTCCAAATATGTGCTGGCACTTCCTGAAACTGCTACAGATAATGACTATCTCGGTATCGAAGGTGTTATCGCCCACGAATATTTTCATAACTGGACCGGAAACCGGGTGACCTGCAAGGATTGGTTCCAGCTGAGCCTGAAAGAGGGGTTGACCGTTTTTCGTGATCAGGAGTTTTCAGCGGACATGAATTCCAGGCCGGTTCAGCGAATTGATGACGTTCGAGTGCTGCGCACCGCCCAATTCCGTGAAGACAGTGGTCCCATGGCCCATCCGGTTCGCCCGGATTCCTATGTGGAGATTAACAATTTCTACACAACTACCGTGTATCTCAAGGGAGCTGAGGTGATCCGTATGATGCATACCCTGCTTGGTGCCGAGTCGTATCGCAAGGGGATGGATCTTTATTTTGAGCGTCATGACGGTCAGGCGGCAACCTGTGACGATTTTGTTTCTGCCATGGAAGATGCAAACGGTTATGACCTCAGCCAGTTCAAACGCTGGTACCGCCAGGCAGGTACCCCTCAACTTGCAGTAACAACGGAATTTAACGCCGATAATCAGGAATTCGTTGTTGTTATTGAACAAAAATGCGCGCCGACCCCGGGCCAAAAAATAAAGAAACCATTCCATATCCCTATCAAAATCGGCTTACTCGACCAGGATGGCAATGACATTTCAATAACAGGAGAAGATTCAATAGTTCTGGAACTCAAGGAGGAAAAAGAACAATTCAGTTTCTACGGAGTTGAAAATGAACCGGTTCTGTCATTCCTGCGTGATTTCTCTGCCCCGGTGAAGGTTGAAGATTTCCAGTCCAGGCAGGACCTGTCGTTTTTAATGGCCCATGATTCAAATTTATTCAATCGGTGGCAAGCAGCCTCAAAGCTTGCTGAATATGTTATTTTTGACGGTATATCCGCACATCAGAAGGGAGAGGGATTTACACTTGACGACGCATATGTTCAAGCCGTAGCAACCAACATCGCCAGCGGCAGGGAAACAGATAAAATGCTGCTGGCCCAGGCACTGCAATTGCCGCCTGAAACATATCTGGCCACCCAGATGGACGTTATCGATCCAGATGCTTTGCACGAAGCCAAAGAGGCTGTTGCCAGACAACTGGCAAGCAGCCTCTCTGATGTATTTCTCACGTTGTATAAGGAAAATAATGTTGCTGGTGAGTATCAGATAACTCCGGAGGCAATGGGACAACGGAGCCTGAAAAATACCGCTCTCAGTTACCTGATGAGCCTTGATCCTTTACCGCAGGAGGTGGTGGATATCTGTCTTGCTCAATATGAGAATGGGAGTAACATGACGGATGTGGTAACCGCTTTGAACTTTATCTCCAATAGCGAACTTGATGTTCGGGAAGAAATGCTGGAAGATTTCCTGGAGAAATGGCGTCAGGATCCATTGGTAACTGATAAATGGCTTATACTTCAGGCGACTTCAAAGCGTAAGGAAACCCTTGGAGAGGTGAAAAAGCTCCTTGCTCATCCGGTATTTTCAATCAAGAACCCGAATAAGGTACGTTCGCTGATCGGAAGTTTCTGCGCGATGAACCACGTCCGGTTCCACGATAATTCAGGCGAAGGGTATGCATTTCTGGCAGACAGAATTATTCAGCTCAATGAAATCAACCCTCAGATCGCAGCGCGGATGGTTTCGCCATTCACTACCTGGCGAAAATATGACAGTGAACGTCAGGCAATGATGCGAGATCAGCTTGAAAAAATTGTGAGTTTAGAAGGGCTTTCGCGTGATGTTTATGAGATAGTAAAGAAAAGCCTCTAA
- the ispH gene encoding 4-hydroxy-3-methylbut-2-enyl diphosphate reductase: MNSFNIILASPRGFCAGVERAIETVRQAIKDHGKPVYVLHEIVHNKHVLHELEKLGAIFVEELDEIPSGEICIFSAHGVAVAVEERAKELSLRTIDATCPLVGSVHHMVERYFTEGYNVIIIGHHKHPEVEGTAGRVTGKVHVISTEDEARELEIENSKRVAFVTQTTLSKDDITGIQKILRERFPMLRGPKSNVCFATENRQNAVKKLAMETDLIFVVGSKNSSNSNRLREVALKAGTDAFLIDDWTDIDPAWLTSVKTVGITAGASAPERLVEGVTDCLKKHGAKDIATMNGLQENIHFKPAELE; encoded by the coding sequence ATGAACAGTTTTAACATCATTCTCGCTTCTCCACGGGGCTTTTGCGCCGGAGTTGAACGCGCCATCGAAACAGTACGACAGGCTATAAAGGACCATGGCAAACCCGTTTATGTATTACATGAGATCGTCCATAACAAGCATGTGCTTCATGAACTTGAAAAACTCGGTGCCATTTTTGTAGAGGAGTTGGATGAAATTCCGTCGGGTGAAATCTGTATCTTCAGTGCTCATGGTGTTGCTGTGGCAGTCGAAGAAAGGGCAAAAGAGCTCTCGCTGCGTACCATTGATGCAACCTGTCCACTGGTTGGCTCAGTCCACCATATGGTCGAAAGGTACTTCACTGAGGGTTATAATGTGATAATTATCGGCCACCATAAACATCCGGAAGTAGAGGGAACAGCAGGTCGAGTCACCGGAAAGGTTCATGTAATTTCCACTGAGGACGAGGCCAGGGAACTTGAAATCGAAAACAGTAAAAGAGTGGCATTTGTAACCCAGACCACCTTGAGTAAGGATGATATTACCGGTATCCAAAAAATACTGCGAGAGCGGTTTCCCATGCTTCGCGGGCCGAAGTCTAACGTCTGCTTTGCCACTGAAAATCGACAGAACGCTGTAAAGAAGCTGGCCATGGAAACGGATTTGATTTTTGTAGTTGGCTCCAAAAACAGTTCAAATTCGAACAGGTTACGGGAAGTTGCCCTGAAAGCAGGAACAGATGCATTTCTGATAGATGACTGGACAGATATAGACCCGGCATGGCTTACCTCGGTGAAAACCGTTGGCATTACAGCCGGTGCCTCAGCTCCTGAGAGACTGGTCGAAGGCGTAACGGATTGTTTGAAAAAACATGGCGCAAAGGATATTGCCACCATGAATGGCCTGCAGGAGAACATTCATTTCAAACCAGCCGAGTTGGAATAA
- a CDS encoding TRAP transporter small permease has translation MFWRILNRTEEAVISLLLVLTTLLVFVDVVMRFGFNTGFMWSQELTLHMSAWFVLFGTSYGLKVGSHIGMDAFVKLFPRKGRRILSGIAAIIGIVYCGLILYGSWIYLAKMKMIGIDLEDVPIPTWIAHSMLLVGFTFITIRLLQILWSIITDQSDGFKHADEAKESMEIAEELKKEGENK, from the coding sequence ATGTTTTGGCGCATCCTGAATCGCACCGAAGAGGCGGTGATATCGTTACTGCTGGTGCTAACGACACTACTCGTGTTTGTCGACGTAGTCATGCGATTTGGTTTTAACACTGGTTTTATGTGGTCGCAGGAGCTTACGCTGCATATGTCGGCGTGGTTCGTTCTCTTTGGAACATCCTATGGGCTCAAGGTCGGCTCCCATATAGGAATGGATGCTTTCGTCAAGCTGTTTCCCAGAAAAGGGCGCAGGATACTGAGTGGCATCGCAGCCATAATCGGTATCGTTTACTGTGGCCTGATACTCTACGGCAGCTGGATATACCTGGCAAAAATGAAAATGATCGGTATCGATCTCGAAGATGTACCGATTCCTACCTGGATTGCCCACAGCATGTTGCTTGTAGGCTTCACTTTTATCACTATTCGTCTGTTGCAGATTCTCTGGTCCATTATCACCGATCAGTCTGACGGTTTTAAACACGCCGATGAAGCAAAGGAAAGTATGGAAATTGCAGAAGAATTGAAGAAAGAGGGGGAGAACAAATGA
- a CDS encoding sigma-54-dependent transcriptional regulator — protein MEINKVLFIDDEKHIRQANRQTLELADLEVICLESAEEALPLISSELQGVVVCDIRLPKMDGLQFLLEAQKIDKDLPIILITGHGDVSTAVQAMRDGAYDFIEKPYSAERLVKTVQRALEKRGLTLENRNLRRELEAHSTPGPRIIGNTPAMEKLRTTISKVADTGADVLVLGETGTGKELVARSLHEHSNRRRKNFVAVNCGALPETMIESELFGHEAGAFTDAKSQRIGKIEYANGGTLLLDEIESMPLRVQIHLLRVLQERSLERLGSNELIPLDFRVIAATKVDLKNHAEIGEFREDLYYRLNVVTLEIPPLRDRREDIPLLFHHFLLVACHRYQQEVPQPSAAQLNSLMAYGWPGNVRELRNVAERYVLLGGQSGWSIDALLSGAEKEQQRTLSQHVDCFERSLIEQALVVSNGSIKDVMDALAVPRKTLSDKMRKYGLDKSDYKSLP, from the coding sequence ATGGAAATTAATAAAGTACTCTTTATAGATGACGAAAAGCATATCAGACAAGCAAACCGTCAAACCCTTGAACTTGCCGATTTAGAGGTGATATGCCTGGAGTCTGCAGAAGAGGCTTTGCCGCTCATAAGCAGTGAGTTGCAGGGGGTGGTCGTGTGCGATATCCGGTTGCCCAAAATGGATGGACTTCAGTTTCTGCTGGAAGCACAAAAGATCGATAAGGATCTGCCTATTATTCTGATAACCGGTCATGGCGACGTTTCAACCGCTGTGCAGGCTATGCGCGATGGAGCATATGATTTTATTGAGAAGCCATATTCAGCTGAAAGGTTAGTCAAAACAGTACAACGGGCACTTGAAAAAAGAGGTCTGACTCTGGAAAACAGAAATCTCAGACGCGAGCTCGAAGCTCACTCAACACCTGGGCCCAGAATTATTGGCAATACCCCGGCGATGGAAAAACTCAGGACAACAATTTCCAAGGTGGCCGATACCGGTGCTGACGTATTGGTTCTTGGTGAAACAGGAACAGGCAAAGAATTGGTCGCAAGATCTCTGCATGAACATAGTAATCGCCGTAGAAAAAATTTTGTGGCTGTAAATTGCGGAGCTTTGCCTGAGACAATGATTGAAAGTGAATTATTCGGTCATGAGGCAGGAGCGTTCACTGATGCCAAATCCCAGCGGATTGGCAAAATCGAGTATGCAAATGGTGGCACTTTACTGCTGGATGAGATCGAATCGATGCCTTTGCGTGTTCAGATTCATCTGCTGCGGGTTCTGCAGGAGCGCAGCCTCGAGCGTCTTGGTTCCAATGAGTTGATACCGCTTGATTTCAGAGTGATTGCAGCAACCAAGGTAGACCTGAAAAACCATGCCGAAATAGGTGAATTCAGGGAAGATCTATACTACCGGCTCAATGTAGTTACCCTGGAAATCCCACCTCTCAGGGATAGGAGAGAAGATATACCACTGTTATTTCATCACTTTTTGCTGGTGGCCTGCCATCGATACCAGCAGGAGGTTCCACAGCCCAGTGCAGCACAACTCAACTCGCTTATGGCATACGGTTGGCCTGGTAATGTTCGCGAGCTACGCAATGTAGCAGAGCGTTACGTATTGCTGGGAGGACAATCCGGTTGGTCGATAGATGCCTTATTATCAGGGGCTGAGAAGGAACAGCAGCGTACGTTGTCCCAGCATGTTGACTGTTTTGAACGAAGCCTTATCGAGCAGGCGCTGGTTGTTTCCAATGGTTCGATCAAAGATGTAATGGACGCACTGGCAGTACCCAGAAAAACTCTTTCGGATAAAATGCGAAAGTACGGACTGGACAAGAGTGACTATAAGTCCCTGCCGTAG
- a CDS encoding TRAP transporter substrate-binding protein: MIVAGSAFAAPITIKFSHVVAENTPKGQAANKFKDLVAERLEGKVVVEVFPNSQLFGDNKVLEAMLLGDVQMGAPSLSKFSRYTKKLQLYDLPFLFKDMTAVDKFQQSQEGQELLTSLEKKGLVGLGYLHNGMKQLSASKILKVPADADGLKFRIMSSEVLEAQFHAVGANPLKKPFSEVFTLLQTRAIDGQENTWSNIYSKKFFEVQPYITESNHGLLDYMVVTSKEFWYGLPEDIRAEVKAALDEAIAFGNEVAAKKDDEDKQKIIDSKRTEIITLNDAERAQWVEVMKPVWKQFEDEIGKDLIDAAYASNQ; this comes from the coding sequence ATGATCGTCGCTGGGTCAGCTTTTGCTGCTCCAATCACCATCAAATTCTCCCATGTTGTCGCAGAAAACACCCCGAAAGGACAGGCAGCAAATAAGTTCAAAGATTTAGTTGCTGAACGCCTTGAGGGCAAAGTTGTTGTAGAGGTTTTCCCTAACTCGCAGCTTTTTGGTGATAATAAGGTTCTGGAAGCAATGCTGCTTGGTGATGTCCAGATGGGCGCTCCGAGTCTCTCCAAATTCAGTCGATACACCAAGAAACTTCAGCTGTACGATCTGCCATTCCTGTTCAAAGATATGACCGCTGTAGATAAGTTCCAACAGTCTCAGGAAGGCCAGGAGCTTCTCACATCTCTTGAGAAAAAGGGACTGGTTGGACTTGGTTATCTGCATAATGGCATGAAGCAGCTTTCTGCCAGCAAGATACTGAAAGTTCCAGCCGACGCCGATGGCCTGAAATTCCGCATCATGTCTTCTGAGGTACTGGAAGCGCAGTTCCATGCTGTAGGTGCCAACCCGCTCAAAAAGCCTTTTTCAGAGGTTTTCACCCTTCTTCAGACCAGAGCCATCGATGGTCAGGAGAACACCTGGTCTAATATCTATTCCAAAAAATTCTTTGAAGTTCAGCCCTACATCACCGAATCGAACCATGGTCTGCTTGACTACATGGTCGTGACCTCCAAGGAATTCTGGTACGGACTGCCTGAAGATATTCGCGCTGAAGTAAAGGCCGCTCTCGACGAGGCTATTGCTTTCGGTAACGAAGTAGCAGCGAAGAAAGACGACGAAGACAAGCAGAAAATTATCGACTCCAAACGTACTGAAATCATAACCCTTAACGACGCAGAGCGCGCTCAGTGGGTAGAGGTCATGAAGCCAGTGTGGAAACAGTTTGAAGATGAGATCGGCAAAGACCTTATCGACGCTGCATACGCTTCTAATCAGTAA
- a CDS encoding universal stress protein, with translation MNIPAIRKILYVTDLGKHTRPVFLHALGQAKNNNASLTVLHVVEPMTETANAVIQTYLSHEQVEKVRKDGMKKVLNYMKKRIDNFLQEEVGGKSLKSEPIEEIIVVAGKPSEEILRVAEENNVDMIVIGKSTHKVRGSLVMGSTTRWVNRLAKVPVLIVPNQ, from the coding sequence ATGAACATTCCCGCTATACGTAAAATCCTCTATGTCACAGATCTCGGCAAGCATACCAGACCTGTGTTCCTGCATGCTCTCGGCCAAGCCAAAAATAACAATGCATCATTAACTGTTCTGCACGTGGTTGAGCCGATGACAGAAACAGCAAACGCAGTGATTCAAACCTACCTGTCTCATGAACAGGTTGAAAAGGTACGTAAAGATGGTATGAAAAAGGTGCTCAACTACATGAAAAAGCGCATTGATAATTTTTTGCAGGAAGAAGTTGGCGGTAAAAGCTTGAAGAGTGAACCTATTGAAGAAATAATAGTGGTCGCAGGCAAGCCCAGTGAGGAAATTCTGCGAGTTGCTGAAGAAAACAATGTGGATATGATAGTAATTGGAAAATCAACCCATAAGGTACGGGGCAGTCTGGTCATGGGCTCAACCACCAGATGGGTAAACCGTCTGGCAAAAGTACCTGTTCTTATTGTGCCGAACCAGTAA
- a CDS encoding TRAP transporter large permease: protein MTTACLFILLFGCMMLGLPIAMALGLSSIATILMFSSDSLASIALKLFEALSEHYTLLAIPFFILSSAFLSTGGVAKRIIRFALSVVGHIRGGIAMASVLACMIFAAVSGSSPATVAAIGSIVIAGMVKAGYPEKIAAGVIANAGTLGILIPPSIVMLVYAAATEESAARMFMAGFIPGIMMGLMLMIVIYFVARYKNIPCQPWGGFKEMFSSGISALGGLMLIIIVLGSIYGGIASPTEAAAVSAIYAFLVAVFGYRDMGPMKGEPWRKDGESVGAMLFRNISGIIISFPKCIYDKEVNKVVLDAAKVSIMLLFIIANAMLFAHVLTTERIPHHIAEIIVNLGLSWWMFLIVVNILLLIAGNFMEPSAILLIMAPILFPIAVQLGIDPIHLGIIMVVNMEIGMLTPPVGLNLFVISGITGHSMGWAIKSALPWLLVLLTFLILITYVPQISLFLPELLDKIQGY, encoded by the coding sequence ATGACAACTGCCTGCCTGTTTATCCTGCTCTTTGGCTGTATGATGCTTGGCTTGCCGATCGCTATGGCTCTCGGTCTCTCGAGTATTGCAACTATCCTGATGTTCTCCAGTGACTCCCTTGCTTCCATTGCCCTGAAACTCTTCGAGGCCCTGTCCGAACATTACACTTTGCTGGCAATTCCGTTCTTCATTTTGTCATCGGCTTTCTTGTCTACTGGTGGTGTCGCCAAGCGCATCATTCGCTTTGCATTGAGTGTGGTTGGCCACATTCGTGGCGGTATCGCCATGGCATCTGTCCTGGCATGTATGATTTTCGCCGCCGTGTCCGGCTCTTCCCCGGCAACAGTTGCCGCAATTGGCTCGATCGTCATCGCCGGTATGGTAAAGGCCGGCTACCCTGAAAAAATCGCAGCCGGTGTTATCGCAAACGCAGGAACCCTTGGCATTCTCATCCCACCTTCAATCGTAATGCTGGTTTACGCCGCTGCAACGGAAGAATCCGCAGCCAGAATGTTTATGGCGGGCTTCATCCCGGGCATTATGATGGGTTTGATGTTGATGATTGTTATCTATTTCGTTGCCAGGTACAAAAATATTCCATGTCAGCCATGGGGTGGATTTAAAGAGATGTTTAGCTCAGGTATCAGCGCCCTTGGCGGCCTGATGCTGATCATTATCGTGCTTGGTTCAATTTACGGTGGTATTGCCAGTCCCACCGAGGCTGCTGCAGTATCCGCGATTTATGCATTTTTGGTTGCAGTTTTCGGCTATCGAGATATGGGGCCCATGAAAGGCGAGCCCTGGCGTAAAGATGGTGAATCAGTTGGTGCGATGCTGTTTAGAAATATTTCCGGCATTATTATTTCTTTCCCGAAATGTATTTATGATAAAGAGGTGAACAAGGTTGTTCTCGATGCTGCCAAGGTGAGCATCATGTTGCTCTTTATCATTGCCAATGCAATGCTTTTCGCCCACGTACTCACCACTGAACGAATTCCTCACCATATTGCTGAGATTATAGTCAATCTTGGTCTTTCCTGGTGGATGTTCCTCATTGTCGTAAATATCCTGCTGCTGATAGCCGGCAATTTCATGGAGCCTTCCGCAATTCTGCTTATCATGGCACCTATCCTTTTTCCAATAGCAGTCCAGCTTGGTATCGATCCGATTCATCTCGGTATCATCATGGTTGTAAATATGGAAATCGGAATGCTCACACCGCCCGTTGGCCTCAATCTCTTCGTCATATCAGGTATAACGGGGCATAGTATGGGCTGGGCTATAAAATCAGCTCTGCCTTGGCTATTAGTGTTGCTTACATTCCTCATTCTTATCACCTATGTTCCCCAGATATCTCTGTTCCTGCCTGAGCTGCTGGATAAAATTCAGGGATATTGA
- a CDS encoding LL-diaminopimelate aminotransferase, which produces MITINEHYLKLQASYLFSDIAKRVETFQENNPDKEVIKLGIGDVTRALPKASTDAFHAAVDEMATEKGFRGYGPEQGYAFLREAIAENDFASRGAEVSPDEIFISDGAKCDTGNIQELFSQDITIAIPDPVYPVYLDTNVMAGRTEEFADGRFKGIVYLDSTKENQFVPALPKEQVDLIYLCFPNNPTGSTITKEELKTWVDYARDNKALILFDAAYEAFVQDDDLPKSIYEIEGAREVAIEFRSFSKSAGFTGTRCAFTVVPKECVAYDKAGNSHSVHTLWNRRHCTKFNGVSYPVQRAAEAVYSEAGKAECKELVEYYMKNAALICETMDSLGYKYDGGKNSPYIWIEGNMDSWEFFDMLLNKAGVVCTPGAGFGKCGNGYIRISAFNSYENVVKAMERIKEALA; this is translated from the coding sequence ATGATTACAATCAATGAGCATTACTTAAAACTTCAGGCATCCTACCTCTTTTCCGATATTGCCAAGCGCGTCGAAACTTTTCAAGAGAACAATCCGGACAAGGAAGTTATTAAACTTGGCATTGGTGATGTAACCAGGGCTCTCCCCAAGGCGAGTACCGATGCATTTCATGCGGCGGTTGACGAGATGGCGACCGAGAAAGGCTTTCGTGGTTATGGCCCTGAGCAGGGGTATGCATTCCTGCGTGAAGCCATTGCCGAAAATGATTTTGCTTCCCGCGGAGCCGAAGTTTCCCCCGATGAAATTTTTATAAGCGACGGTGCCAAGTGCGATACTGGTAATATTCAGGAGTTATTCTCTCAGGATATCACAATTGCAATTCCCGACCCTGTATATCCGGTTTATCTCGATACCAACGTAATGGCCGGTCGCACTGAAGAGTTCGCCGATGGCCGTTTTAAAGGTATTGTCTACCTCGATTCAACTAAGGAAAATCAATTCGTTCCAGCCTTGCCAAAAGAGCAGGTAGACCTGATCTATCTCTGTTTCCCTAATAATCCAACCGGTTCCACCATCACCAAAGAAGAACTGAAGACCTGGGTAGACTATGCACGTGACAACAAGGCACTGATTCTCTTTGACGCTGCATATGAAGCATTCGTGCAGGATGACGATCTTCCGAAATCAATCTACGAAATAGAAGGCGCCAGAGAGGTCGCGATCGAATTCCGCAGTTTCTCCAAAAGTGCCGGTTTTACCGGCACCCGTTGCGCCTTCACTGTAGTGCCTAAAGAATGTGTTGCCTATGATAAAGCAGGCAACAGCCACTCAGTCCACACACTTTGGAACCGTAGGCACTGTACTAAATTCAACGGGGTGTCCTATCCTGTGCAGAGAGCTGCAGAAGCTGTTTACAGTGAAGCAGGAAAGGCAGAGTGCAAAGAACTCGTCGAGTACTACATGAAGAATGCCGCGTTAATCTGTGAAACCATGGACAGCCTCGGATACAAGTATGACGGCGGAAAAAACTCACCATATATCTGGATTGAAGGCAACATGGACTCCTGGGAGTTCTTCGATATGCTGCTCAATAAAGCCGGTGTGGTGTGTACTCCGGGTGCAGGCTTCGGTAAATGCGGAAACGGCTACATTCGTATCTCCGCCTTCAACAGTTATGAGAATGTCGTGAAGGCCATGGAGAGAATCAAGGAAGCTTTGGCTTAG